From Streptomyces fungicidicus, one genomic window encodes:
- the ftsY gene encoding signal recognition particle-docking protein FtsY: MDIVILAVVIAVVVLGALGGLIVGSRRKKQLPPPPPAAPDITAPPAEPHVGEEAETPREEPRRTIEEVDLPAGAGPVVIEEPPAAEAPEIEIPEPTAGRLVRLRARLSRSQNALGKGLLTLLSREHLDEDTWEEVEDTLLTADVGVQPTQELVDRLRERVKVLGTRTPAELRVLLREELITLVGPEMDRTVHTENAAGGPGVVMVVGVNGTGKTTTTGKLARVLVADGNTVVLGAADTFRAAAADQLQTWGERVGAHTVRGPEAGDPASVAFDAVKEGKEMAADAVLIDTAGRLHTKTGLMDELGKVKRVVEKQAPLDEVLLVLDATTGQNGLVQARVFAEVVDITGIVLTKLDGTAKGGIVVAVQRELGVPVKLIGLGEGPDDLAPFEPEAFVDALIGE, from the coding sequence ATGGACATCGTCATCCTTGCTGTAGTCATCGCCGTGGTCGTGCTCGGCGCGCTCGGCGGGCTCATCGTCGGCAGCCGGCGCAAGAAGCAGCTGCCCCCGCCACCGCCCGCCGCGCCCGACATCACCGCCCCTCCGGCCGAGCCGCACGTCGGCGAAGAGGCCGAGACGCCGCGGGAGGAACCGCGGCGCACCATCGAGGAGGTTGATCTTCCGGCGGGCGCCGGTCCCGTCGTCATCGAGGAACCGCCCGCCGCCGAGGCTCCCGAGATCGAGATCCCGGAGCCCACCGCCGGCCGGCTGGTCCGGCTGCGCGCCCGTCTCTCCCGCTCGCAGAACGCCCTGGGCAAGGGCCTGCTCACCCTGCTGTCCCGCGAGCACCTCGACGAGGACACCTGGGAGGAGGTCGAGGACACCCTGCTCACCGCCGACGTCGGTGTGCAGCCCACCCAGGAGCTGGTCGACCGGCTGCGCGAGCGCGTGAAGGTGCTCGGCACCCGCACCCCCGCGGAACTGCGCGTACTGCTCCGTGAGGAGCTGATCACGCTGGTCGGTCCCGAGATGGACCGCACCGTGCACACCGAGAACGCGGCCGGCGGCCCCGGCGTCGTGATGGTCGTCGGCGTCAACGGCACCGGCAAGACCACCACCACCGGCAAGCTCGCCCGCGTCCTGGTGGCCGACGGCAACACCGTCGTGCTCGGCGCGGCCGACACGTTCCGCGCCGCCGCCGCCGACCAGCTGCAGACCTGGGGCGAGCGGGTCGGCGCCCACACCGTGCGCGGTCCGGAGGCCGGTGACCCCGCCTCCGTCGCGTTCGACGCGGTGAAGGAGGGCAAGGAGATGGCCGCCGACGCGGTGCTCATCGACACCGCGGGCCGGTTGCACACCAAGACCGGGCTCATGGACGAGCTCGGCAAGGTCAAGCGGGTCGTGGAGAAGCAGGCCCCGCTGGACGAGGTGCTGCTCGTGCTCGACGCCACCACCGGCCAGAACGGTCTGGTGCAGGCCCGGGTCTTCGCCGAGGTCGTCGACATCACCGGCATCGTGCTCACCAAGCTGGACGGCACCGCCAAGGGCGGCATCGTGGTCGCCGTGCAGCGCGAGCTGGGCGTGCCGGTCAAGCTGATCGGGCTCGGCGAGGGCCCGGACGACCTGGCGCCGTTCGAGCCGGAGGCCTTCGTGGACGCGCTCATCGGGGAGTGA
- a CDS encoding sugar porter family MFS transporter, whose amino-acid sequence MTSTPQAQKSGAGTAHPEHLGHVIFIAAAAAMGGFLFGYDSSVINGAVEAIRDRYDIGSAALAQVIAIALIGCAIGAATAGRIADRIGRIRCMQIAAALFTVSAVGSALPFALWDLAFWRVVGGFAIGMASVIGPAYIAEVAPPAYRGRLGSFQQAAIVVGIAVSQLVNWGILNAADGDQRGELMGLEAWQVMLGVMVVPAVLYGLLSFAIPESPRYLISVGKRERARQILEEVEGTETDLDARVTEIESAMHREEKSAFKDLLGGSFFFKPIVWIGIGLSVFQQFVGINVAFYYSSTLWQSVGVDPTDSFFYSFTTSIINIVGTVIAMIFVDRIGRRPLAIIGSVGMVIGLALEAWAFSFDLVDGQLPATQGWVALIAAHVFVLFFALSWGVVVWVMLGEMFPNRIRAAALGVAAAAQWIANWAITASFPSLADWNLSVTYVIYTVFAALSIPFVLKFVKETKGKSLEEMG is encoded by the coding sequence GTGACCAGCACACCGCAGGCACAGAAGTCAGGAGCCGGGACGGCTCACCCCGAACATCTCGGGCACGTCATCTTCATCGCGGCCGCGGCCGCGATGGGCGGTTTCCTCTTCGGCTACGACAGCTCCGTGATCAACGGCGCCGTCGAGGCCATCCGTGACCGCTACGACATCGGCTCCGCCGCGCTCGCGCAGGTCATCGCCATCGCCCTGATCGGCTGCGCCATCGGCGCCGCGACCGCCGGCCGGATAGCCGACCGCATCGGCCGCATCCGGTGCATGCAGATCGCCGCTGCCCTGTTCACCGTCAGCGCCGTCGGCTCCGCGCTGCCCTTCGCGCTGTGGGACCTCGCCTTCTGGCGGGTCGTGGGCGGCTTCGCCATCGGCATGGCCTCCGTCATCGGCCCGGCCTACATCGCCGAGGTCGCCCCGCCCGCCTACCGCGGCCGGCTCGGCTCCTTCCAGCAGGCCGCGATCGTGGTCGGCATCGCCGTGTCCCAGCTGGTCAACTGGGGCATCCTGAACGCCGCCGACGGCGACCAGCGCGGTGAGCTGATGGGCCTGGAGGCCTGGCAGGTCATGCTCGGCGTCATGGTCGTCCCCGCCGTCCTCTACGGCCTGCTCTCCTTCGCCATCCCCGAGTCCCCCCGCTACCTGATCTCCGTCGGCAAGCGCGAGCGCGCCCGGCAGATCCTCGAAGAGGTCGAGGGCACGGAGACCGACCTGGACGCCCGCGTCACCGAGATCGAGTCGGCGATGCACCGCGAGGAGAAGTCCGCCTTCAAGGACCTGCTCGGCGGCAGCTTCTTCTTCAAGCCGATCGTCTGGATCGGCATCGGCCTGTCGGTGTTCCAGCAGTTCGTCGGCATCAACGTCGCGTTCTACTACTCCTCGACCCTGTGGCAGTCGGTCGGCGTCGACCCGACGGACTCGTTCTTCTACTCCTTCACCACGTCGATCATCAACATCGTCGGCACCGTCATCGCGATGATCTTCGTCGACCGCATCGGCCGCAGGCCGCTCGCGATCATCGGCTCCGTCGGCATGGTGATCGGCCTCGCGCTGGAGGCCTGGGCGTTCTCCTTCGACCTCGTCGACGGGCAGCTGCCCGCCACCCAGGGCTGGGTCGCCCTGATCGCCGCCCATGTCTTCGTCCTCTTCTTCGCCCTCTCGTGGGGTGTCGTCGTCTGGGTCATGCTCGGCGAGATGTTCCCCAACCGGATCCGCGCCGCCGCCCTCGGCGTCGCCGCCGCCGCGCAGTGGATCGCCAACTGGGCCATCACCGCGAGCTTCCCCTCGCTGGCCGACTGGAACCTGTCGGTCACCTACGTGATCTACACGGTCTTCGCCGCGCTCTCCATCCCGTTCGTCCTGAAGTTCGTGAAGGAGACCAAGGGCAAGTCGCTCGAGGAGATGGGCTGA
- a CDS encoding ammonium transporter, which produces MAPAITLAADAPTLSAANTGFMLICSALVMLMTPGLAFFYGGMVRVKSTLNMLMMSFISLGIVTVLWVLYGFSMAFGTDSGSVIGWNSDWVGLSNIGLTELWDGYTIPVFVFLVFQLMFAVLTPALISGALADRVKFTAWALFIALWATVVYFPVAHWVWGSGGWAFELGVIDFAGGTAVHINAGAAALGVILVIGKRVGFKKDPMRPHSLPLVMLGAALLWFGWFGFNAGSWLGNDDGVGALMFVNTQVATAAAVLGWLAYEKIRHGAFTTLGAASGAVSGLVAITPAGGAVSPLGAIAVGAVAGVLCAMAVGLKYRFNYDDSLDVVGVHLVGGILGSLLIGFFATGKGQSDVEGLFYGGGLDQFWKQCAGVFGVLAYSLVVSAVLALLLDKTIGMRVSEDDEVAGIDQAEHAETAYDFSGAGGGAARTAAGAPVAPAESKKVDA; this is translated from the coding sequence ATGGCACCAGCCATCACCCTGGCCGCAGACGCGCCCACGCTGTCCGCCGCCAACACAGGGTTCATGCTCATCTGTTCCGCCCTGGTGATGCTCATGACCCCGGGCCTGGCCTTCTTCTACGGAGGCATGGTCCGCGTCAAGAGCACCCTCAACATGCTGATGATGAGCTTCATCAGCCTCGGCATCGTCACCGTCCTGTGGGTGCTGTACGGCTTCTCCATGGCGTTCGGCACCGACTCCGGCAGCGTCATCGGCTGGAACTCCGACTGGGTCGGGCTGAGCAACATCGGACTGACGGAACTGTGGGACGGCTACACCATCCCGGTCTTCGTCTTCCTGGTCTTCCAGCTGATGTTCGCCGTCCTCACGCCCGCGCTGATCAGCGGCGCCCTCGCGGACCGGGTGAAGTTCACCGCCTGGGCCCTGTTCATCGCGCTGTGGGCCACGGTCGTCTACTTCCCGGTCGCCCACTGGGTCTGGGGCTCCGGCGGCTGGGCCTTCGAGCTCGGCGTCATCGACTTCGCCGGCGGTACGGCCGTCCACATCAACGCGGGCGCCGCGGCGCTCGGCGTGATCCTGGTGATCGGCAAGCGCGTCGGCTTCAAGAAGGACCCGATGCGCCCGCACAGCCTCCCGCTGGTCATGCTCGGCGCGGCCCTGCTGTGGTTCGGCTGGTTCGGCTTCAACGCCGGCTCCTGGCTCGGCAACGACGACGGCGTCGGCGCGCTGATGTTCGTCAACACCCAGGTCGCCACCGCCGCCGCGGTCCTCGGCTGGCTCGCCTACGAGAAGATCCGCCACGGCGCGTTCACCACGCTCGGCGCCGCCTCCGGCGCGGTCTCCGGCCTGGTCGCGATCACCCCGGCGGGCGGCGCGGTCTCCCCGCTCGGCGCGATCGCCGTCGGCGCCGTCGCGGGTGTGCTGTGCGCCATGGCCGTCGGCCTGAAGTACCGGTTCAACTACGACGACTCCCTCGACGTCGTCGGCGTCCACCTCGTCGGCGGCATCCTCGGCTCTCTCCTCATCGGCTTCTTCGCCACCGGCAAGGGCCAGTCCGACGTCGAGGGCCTCTTCTACGGCGGCGGCCTGGACCAGTTCTGGAAGCAGTGCGCCGGTGTCTTCGGCGTCCTCGCCTACTCCCTGGTCGTCTCCGCGGTGCTCGCCCTCCTCCTCGACAAGACCATCGGTATGCGAGTCTCCGAGGACGACGAGGTGGCCGGCATCGACCAGGCCGAGCACGCCGAGACCGCATACGACTTCAGCGGCGCCGGCGGTGGCGCGGCCCGCACCGCCGCCGGTGCTCCCGTCGCCCCGGCCGAGAGCAAGAAGGTGGACGCATGA
- a CDS encoding transcriptional repressor NsdA → MSGNGGGGATPASAEKRPNELLASWFVRSGWSKGELARQVNRRARQLGANHISTDTSRVRRWLDGENPREPIPRILSELFSERFGVVVSVEDLGLRSTRPAPSATGVDLPWTGPQTVALLSEFSRSDLMLARRGFLGSSLALSAGPSLIEPMQRWLVPTPSAPLTRPEAEPASSSARARGRLSKPELDLLEATTVMFRQWDAQCGGGLRRKAVVGQLHEVTDLLQEPQPEATTRRLFKVAAELAELAGWMSYDVGLQPTAQKYFVLALHSAKEAGDRPLGSYVLSSMSRQMIHLGRPEDALELIHLAQYGSRDCASPRTQSMLYAMEARAYANMGQPGRCKRAVRMAEDTFAEAGEWDEPDPDWIRFFSEAELYAENSHSYRDLAYVAGRSPTYASLAEPLMRRAVQLFGQEGGEHQRSYALNLIGMATVHLLQREPEQSAVLATDAIKAAKKVRSERVNTRIRKTVDTAVRDFGDLAEVVALTERLAIELPEGADAV, encoded by the coding sequence GTGAGCGGCAATGGTGGTGGCGGGGCGACCCCTGCGAGTGCGGAGAAGCGCCCGAACGAGCTGCTCGCTTCGTGGTTCGTCCGCAGTGGCTGGTCCAAGGGCGAGCTCGCCCGGCAAGTCAACCGCCGGGCACGCCAGTTGGGCGCCAACCACATCTCCACCGACACCTCGCGGGTGCGCCGCTGGCTGGACGGCGAGAACCCCCGGGAGCCGATCCCCAGAATCCTGTCCGAACTCTTCTCCGAGCGCTTCGGCGTCGTCGTCTCCGTGGAGGACCTGGGACTGCGCAGCACCCGCCCGGCCCCCTCCGCGACCGGCGTCGACCTCCCCTGGACCGGCCCGCAGACCGTCGCCCTGCTAAGTGAGTTCTCGCGCAGCGACCTGATGCTGGCGCGGCGCGGCTTCCTCGGGAGCTCGCTGGCCCTCTCCGCGGGCCCGTCCCTCATCGAGCCCATGCAGCGCTGGCTCGTCCCCACCCCGTCCGCCCCGCTGACCAGGCCCGAGGCCGAGCCGGCGTCCTCCTCGGCGCGCGCCCGCGGCCGGCTGTCCAAGCCGGAGCTGGACCTGCTGGAAGCCACCACCGTGATGTTCCGGCAGTGGGACGCCCAGTGCGGCGGCGGACTGCGCCGCAAGGCCGTCGTCGGGCAGCTGCACGAGGTGACCGACCTGCTCCAGGAGCCCCAGCCCGAGGCCACCACCCGACGGCTCTTCAAGGTCGCCGCCGAGCTCGCCGAGCTCGCCGGCTGGATGTCGTACGACGTCGGGCTCCAGCCCACCGCGCAGAAGTACTTCGTGCTCGCCCTGCACTCCGCCAAGGAGGCCGGCGACCGTCCGCTCGGCTCGTACGTGCTGTCCAGCATGAGCCGGCAGATGATCCACCTCGGCCGGCCCGAGGACGCCCTGGAGCTGATCCACCTCGCGCAGTACGGCAGCCGGGACTGCGCGAGCCCGCGCACCCAGTCCATGCTGTATGCGATGGAGGCCCGGGCCTACGCCAACATGGGCCAGCCCGGCCGCTGCAAGCGGGCCGTGCGGATGGCCGAGGACACCTTCGCCGAGGCCGGCGAGTGGGACGAGCCGGACCCCGACTGGATCCGCTTCTTCTCCGAGGCCGAGCTGTACGCGGAGAACTCCCACTCCTACCGCGACCTCGCCTACGTCGCCGGCCGCAGCCCCACCTACGCGTCGCTCGCCGAGCCTCTGATGCGGCGCGCCGTGCAGCTCTTCGGCCAGGAGGGCGGAGAGCACCAGCGCTCCTACGCCCTCAACCTGATCGGCATGGCCACGGTCCACCTCCTCCAGCGCGAGCCCGAGCAGAGCGCCGTTCTCGCCACCGACGCCATCAAGGCGGCCAAGAAGGTCCGTTCCGAGCGCGTCAACACTCGTATCCGAAAGACCGTCGACACGGCCGTACGCGACTTCGGGGACCTCGCCGAAGTCGTCGCGCTCACCGAGCGGCTCGCCATCGAGCTGCCCGAGGGCGCGGACGCGGTCTGA
- a CDS encoding P-II family nitrogen regulator → MKLITAVVKPHRLDEIKEALQAFGVHGLTVTEASGYGRQRGHTEVYRGAEYTVDLVPKIRIEVLVEDDDAEQLIDVVVKAARTGKIGDGKVWSVPVETAVRVRTGERGPDAL, encoded by the coding sequence ATGAAGCTCATCACCGCCGTCGTGAAGCCGCACCGGCTCGACGAGATCAAGGAGGCCCTGCAGGCCTTCGGCGTGCACGGTCTGACCGTCACCGAGGCCAGCGGATACGGCCGCCAGCGCGGCCACACCGAGGTCTACCGCGGCGCCGAGTACACCGTGGACCTGGTGCCCAAGATCCGCATCGAGGTGCTGGTCGAGGACGACGACGCCGAACAGCTGATCGACGTCGTGGTCAAGGCGGCCCGCACCGGCAAGATCGGCGACGGCAAGGTCTGGTCGGTACCCGTCGAGACGGCCGTACGGGTGCGGACCGGCGAGCGCGGCCCGGACGCGCTCTGA
- a CDS encoding bifunctional DNA primase/polymerase, which translates to MGFTIGISRGIRDIRSGSRRRIRPSDGTAVAEYTGLWGWDVVPGVRAAAGDCSCGRARCRAPGAHPLDLAPVIRAGTPLDEVTEVWSAFPGASMMLPVGRAFDVIEVAESAGRHALARLERMGLPVGPVAATPDGRAQFLVAPGAATALPDLLYRMGWDDPGALDLRGLGPGAHITAPPSDRGGLGPVRWLRSPALDSAARPPEARLLLGTLAYVAHRSGA; encoded by the coding sequence ATGGGCTTCACGATCGGCATCAGCCGGGGCATCCGCGACATCCGGTCCGGCTCGCGGCGCAGGATCCGCCCGTCGGACGGGACCGCCGTGGCGGAGTACACCGGGCTCTGGGGGTGGGACGTGGTGCCGGGCGTCCGGGCCGCCGCCGGCGACTGCTCCTGCGGCCGCGCCCGCTGCCGGGCGCCGGGCGCCCATCCGCTGGACCTGGCCCCGGTGATCCGCGCCGGGACCCCGCTGGACGAGGTGACCGAGGTCTGGTCGGCGTTCCCGGGGGCCTCGATGATGCTGCCGGTCGGGCGGGCGTTCGACGTGATCGAGGTCGCCGAATCCGCCGGCCGTCACGCGCTGGCCCGGCTGGAGCGCATGGGCCTGCCGGTCGGCCCGGTAGCCGCCACCCCGGACGGCCGGGCCCAGTTCCTCGTCGCCCCCGGCGCCGCCACCGCGCTGCCCGACCTGCTCTACCGGATGGGCTGGGACGACCCCGGAGCGCTGGACCTGCGCGGCCTCGGACCGGGCGCGCACATCACGGCGCCGCCGTCCGACCGGGGCGGCCTCGGCCCGGTGCGCTGGCTGCGCTCCCCCGCCCTGGACTCGGCCGCACGGCCGCCCGAGGCCCGCCTGCTGCTGGGCACCCTCGCGTACGTGGCGCACCGCTCCGGCGCATAG
- the smc gene encoding chromosome segregation protein SMC yields the protein MHLKALTLRGFKSFASATTLRFEPGITCVVGPNGSGKSNVVDALSWVMGEQGAKSLRGGKMEDVIFAGTTGRPPLGRAEVSLTIDNSDGALPIEYAEVTITRIMFRNGGSEYQINGDTCRLLDIQELLSDSGIGREMHVIVGQGRLDSVLHADPLGRRAFIEEAAGVLKHRKRKEKALRKLDAMQANLARVQDLTDELRRQLKPLGRQAAVARRAAVIQADLRDARLRLLADDLVRLREALRAEIADEAALKERKEAAEAELGKALRREADLEDEVRRLTPRLQNAQQTWYELSQLAERVRGTVSLADARVKSATSAPPEERRGRDPEDMEREAARIREQEAELEAALEAAERALEDTVAHRAELEGELAREERRLKDAARAIADRREGLARLKGQAGAARSRAAAAQAEIERLAAARDEAQERAVAAQEEYEELKAEVDGLDAGDAELAVRHEDAKRQLAEADAALTAAREAVTAAERERAATRARHEALALGLRRKDGTGALLGAKDGLTGLLGPAAELLTVTPGYEAPLATAFGAAADALAATSPSAAADAIRLLRKQDAGRATLLLAGIPAAPPAADPEEANGTAAPALPAERLVSGPPELMPAVRRLLHGVVVVDTLEDAEELVHAHPRLTAVTAEGDLLGAHLAQGGSAGAPSLLEVQASVDEAAAELEELAVRCEELAEAQQAAAGRRRDCAALVEELGERRRAADREKSSVAQQLGRLAGQARGAAGEAERAGAAAARAQDALDAALADAGELAERLAVAEEAPFEEEPDTAVRDRLAADGANARQTEMEARLQARTHEERVKGLAGRADSLDRAARTEREARARAEQRRARLRHEAEVAAAVASGARQLLAHVEVSLARAGEERTAAEAAKARREQELARARTEGRDLKADLDKLTDSVHRGEVLGAEKRLRMEQLETKALEELGVEPAGLVSEYGPHQPVPPSPPAEGEELPEDPEHPRNRPRPFVRAEQEKRLKAAERAYQQLGKVNPLALEEFAALEERHQFLGEQLEDLKKTRADLLQVVKEVDERVEQVFTEAYRDTAREFEGVFSRLFPGGEGRLVLTDPDDMLTTGVDVEARPPGKKVKRLSLLSGGERSLTAVAMLVSIFKARPSPFYVMDEVEAALDDTNLQRLIRIMQELQEVSQLIVITHQKRTMEVADALYGVSMQGDGVSKVISQRLR from the coding sequence GTGCACCTCAAGGCCCTGACCCTCCGCGGCTTCAAATCGTTCGCGTCCGCGACCACGCTCCGGTTCGAACCGGGAATCACCTGCGTCGTGGGTCCCAACGGATCGGGCAAGTCCAACGTCGTGGACGCGCTCAGCTGGGTCATGGGCGAGCAGGGCGCGAAGTCGCTGCGCGGCGGCAAGATGGAGGACGTCATCTTCGCCGGCACCACCGGCCGACCCCCGCTGGGCCGCGCCGAGGTGTCCCTGACCATCGACAACTCCGACGGTGCCCTCCCCATCGAGTACGCCGAGGTCACCATCACGCGGATCATGTTCCGCAACGGCGGCAGCGAGTACCAGATCAACGGCGACACCTGTCGTCTCCTCGACATCCAGGAACTGCTCTCCGACTCCGGCATCGGCCGCGAGATGCACGTCATCGTCGGCCAGGGCCGGCTCGACTCCGTACTGCACGCCGACCCGCTGGGCCGCCGCGCCTTCATCGAGGAGGCGGCCGGCGTCCTCAAGCACCGCAAGCGCAAGGAGAAGGCGCTGCGGAAACTGGACGCGATGCAGGCCAACCTCGCGCGCGTGCAGGACCTCACCGACGAACTGCGCCGCCAGCTCAAGCCGCTCGGCCGGCAGGCCGCCGTCGCACGGCGGGCCGCCGTCATCCAGGCGGACCTGCGCGACGCCCGGCTGCGGCTGCTCGCCGACGACCTCGTACGGCTGCGCGAGGCGCTGCGGGCCGAGATCGCCGACGAGGCCGCGCTCAAGGAGCGCAAGGAAGCTGCCGAGGCCGAGCTGGGAAAGGCCCTCCGCCGGGAGGCCGACCTGGAGGACGAGGTACGCAGGCTCACCCCGCGGCTGCAGAACGCCCAGCAGACCTGGTACGAGCTCTCCCAGCTCGCCGAGCGGGTCCGCGGCACCGTCTCACTGGCCGACGCGCGAGTGAAGAGCGCGACCTCCGCGCCGCCCGAGGAGCGGCGTGGCCGGGACCCGGAGGACATGGAGCGCGAGGCCGCCCGGATCCGCGAGCAGGAGGCGGAACTGGAGGCCGCCCTGGAGGCGGCCGAACGAGCCCTGGAGGACACGGTCGCCCACCGCGCGGAGCTGGAGGGCGAACTCGCGCGGGAGGAACGGCGGCTGAAGGACGCCGCGCGGGCCATCGCCGACCGGCGCGAAGGGCTCGCCCGGCTCAAGGGACAGGCGGGCGCCGCCCGTTCACGGGCCGCCGCCGCCCAGGCCGAGATCGAGCGGCTGGCCGCCGCCCGGGACGAGGCGCAGGAGCGGGCCGTCGCCGCGCAGGAGGAGTACGAGGAGCTCAAGGCCGAGGTCGACGGCCTCGACGCGGGCGACGCCGAGCTCGCCGTACGGCACGAGGACGCCAAACGGCAGCTTGCCGAGGCGGACGCCGCCCTCACCGCCGCCCGCGAGGCGGTCACCGCGGCCGAGCGCGAGCGCGCCGCGACCCGGGCCCGCCACGAGGCGCTGGCGCTCGGCCTGCGCCGCAAGGACGGCACCGGCGCCCTGCTCGGCGCGAAGGACGGACTCACCGGACTGCTGGGCCCGGCCGCCGAACTGCTCACGGTGACCCCCGGCTACGAGGCGCCGCTGGCGACCGCCTTCGGCGCGGCGGCGGACGCCCTCGCCGCCACCTCCCCGTCCGCCGCGGCCGACGCCATCCGCCTGCTGCGCAAACAGGACGCCGGCCGCGCCACCCTCCTGCTGGCCGGGATCCCCGCCGCACCGCCCGCCGCCGACCCGGAAGAGGCGAACGGCACGGCCGCACCCGCCCTGCCCGCCGAGCGTCTGGTGAGCGGACCCCCCGAGCTGATGCCGGCCGTGCGACGGCTGCTGCACGGCGTCGTCGTCGTCGACACCCTGGAGGACGCCGAGGAACTCGTCCACGCCCACCCCCGTCTCACCGCGGTCACCGCCGAGGGCGACCTGCTCGGCGCCCATCTCGCGCAGGGCGGCTCGGCGGGCGCCCCCAGCCTGCTGGAGGTGCAGGCGTCCGTGGACGAGGCCGCCGCCGAGCTGGAGGAGCTGGCCGTGCGGTGCGAGGAGCTGGCCGAGGCGCAGCAGGCGGCGGCCGGACGGCGCCGGGACTGTGCCGCCCTAGTCGAGGAGCTCGGGGAGCGGCGCCGGGCCGCCGACCGGGAGAAGTCCTCCGTCGCCCAGCAGCTCGGCCGGCTCGCGGGCCAGGCGCGCGGCGCCGCCGGGGAGGCCGAGCGGGCCGGCGCCGCCGCGGCCCGGGCGCAGGACGCCCTCGACGCGGCGCTCGCCGACGCCGGGGAACTCGCCGAACGGCTCGCCGTCGCCGAGGAGGCGCCGTTCGAGGAGGAGCCCGACACCGCCGTACGCGACCGGCTCGCCGCCGACGGGGCCAACGCCCGCCAGACCGAGATGGAGGCCCGGCTCCAGGCCCGTACCCACGAGGAGCGGGTCAAGGGGCTGGCCGGACGGGCCGACTCCCTGGACCGCGCGGCCCGCACCGAACGCGAGGCACGCGCGCGTGCCGAACAGCGGCGGGCCCGGCTGCGCCACGAGGCGGAGGTCGCCGCCGCCGTGGCGTCCGGCGCCCGGCAGCTCCTCGCGCACGTCGAGGTCTCCCTGGCCCGTGCCGGCGAGGAGCGCACCGCCGCCGAGGCCGCCAAGGCCCGCCGGGAGCAGGAGCTCGCCCGCGCCCGCACCGAGGGACGCGACCTCAAGGCGGATCTCGACAAGCTGACGGATTCAGTTCACCGGGGTGAGGTACTCGGCGCCGAGAAGCGGCTGCGGATGGAGCAGCTGGAGACCAAGGCGCTGGAGGAACTCGGTGTGGAACCTGCCGGGCTGGTGTCGGAGTACGGTCCGCACCAGCCGGTGCCTCCCTCGCCCCCCGCCGAGGGCGAGGAGCTGCCGGAGGACCCGGAGCACCCGCGCAACAGGCCCCGCCCCTTCGTGCGGGCCGAGCAGGAGAAGCGCCTGAAGGCGGCTGAGCGTGCCTACCAGCAGCTCGGCAAGGTCAACCCGCTCGCCCTGGAGGAGTTCGCGGCGCTGGAGGAACGCCACCAGTTCCTCGGCGAGCAGCTGGAGGACCTGAAGAAGACCCGCGCGGACCTGCTCCAGGTCGTCAAGGAGGTCGACGAGCGCGTCGAGCAGGTCTTCACCGAGGCCTACCGGGACACCGCCCGCGAGTTCGAGGGCGTCTTCTCCCGGCTGTTCCCCGGCGGTGAGGGACGGCTGGTGCTGACCGACCCCGACGACATGCTCACCACGGGCGTGGACGTCGAGGCGCGTCCGCCCGGCAAGAAGGTGAAGCGGCTGTCGCTGCTGTCCGGCGGCGAGCGGTCGCTGACCGCCGTGGCGATGCTCGTGTCGATCTTCAAGGCGCGGCCCAGCCCGTTCTACGTCATGGACGAGGTCGAGGCCGCCCTCGACGACACCAACCTCCAGCGGCTGATCCGGATCATGCAGGAGCTGCAGGAGGTCTCGCAGCTGATCGTGATCACGCACCAGAAGCGCACCATGGAGGTCGCCGACGCGCTGTACGGCGTCTCCATGCAGGGCGACGGCGTGTCCAAGGTCATCAGCCAGCGTCTGCGGTAA